AAAGTTAaaggtctgaatcaggagatatgaacttgcatttgcgagaaaaagtcagaattgtgagacaaaataaatgttatgtaaaacattaatagtgatagttttaaatattatgtcatgctgtaactgtagggctaatacaatgtgttccctatgaacagcatatatgaatattatgtagacctactgtttaaatctaaattaatgctttaaaagtagagtaatcatagcataGCATAGAAGGTCATCAGTTTAAACGTCCGTGTTAAACTTCAAATGGCGTCTCTGACGACAGTATTCTCTAAAAATTACTTGGATTCTGATTCtggcatcaaaaggcacaaaaatgtttttctcttattccatggattttaccagTTTCACTCCAACTGTTACCGGTGTTTTTCTGCAAACACTATGCGCCCGCAGCTGCAGGTGACGTAACTTTGACGTCTACTCAAAATTGGTCTATGGATGCATGCCGAAAAACTTTctcaatgtaaaaacataaacgTGATGCAGAACTGGGAACTGATGCAGCAGCTTCAGAAAACCCTCAGTACactcaaacaaaacaacaaacacaaaacgtaacacaacaataacaacaacaacaacaacaaaaaaacacgattaaactaaaccaaaacaaaacaaagcaaagactaacaaaagcacgcacgcacacacacatcccAGGCGGCATGACTGACCTCTCTGACCAGGCAGTTGTGTGAGTTGAGGTCTCGGTGGATGATGTTCATGGAGTGCAGGTACGTCTGTGTCAAAGAATAAAAGAGAAACCGCTTCACTATCACTGATGTTGAAATACTGCCATCTGCagtatttgttattattacttcATTTCAGTTTATTATGGTGTTTgtcattattactgttttaattgatgtttttcagtgttttaggaTTTTTGATTTAGTTGGAAaagatgcattttttaatacaactggTCATTTATAggttatttctgttttagagtAAAAATGTGTTGATTAGTTTAGTTTGATTTACTAAACAGTTTCACCATTTCTTTCGAGATTTTCCACCGTTTTAGCTCTTTAACtatgaatgtaaaataattactcCGGTACTGgacaaacaacatttaaaacagtttgaaaTGAAGCCTGTGATCCTGCAGTCACGTGTCATGTGAGCTGAGCGTCCAGAGGAGGGCAGCACCGACTCACCATCCCAGAGGAAATGTCCTTGGCAAAACTCACTCTCTGTTTCCATGGATAATCACTGTCCTGCACAGATCAGACACATTCACATTCAGAAAGATGATATTCACCCTGAGACCTTCATAGAGCACTTTAGCGCACACACGCACAGCAGCAGCACAGCGTGACACTCATTTGTACAGGActgtgatgctgaaaatgtgagCACACAATCAAAACAGTCGTCAACATGAGACGTGCTGTATATTTAATCACTTCGGCATATAGTTCACACGCACCATGTTCTTGATGATGTCTCTCAGCGTTCCTCCTTTGATGTACTCAGCGATGAAGTTGAGCCGTTTGTCTTTGTAGAGGACGCCGATGAACTTCAGCACGTTGGGATGATCCAAACATCTCATGACCTTCACCTGAACACACAGAGGAAAATAATCAGAGCGACAACTAAACCGACGCAAATCACACACAAATCAAAGTAAGCGTACAGAAGTTCATTCTGCTGAGTGACAGCACAGCATTTTGGTATTGATGTGTCAGTGATACGCTGCTGAACGTGTGGCTCTAGAGGAGTCTCTTCTCAGAATGAAAGTTCAGCTGATGGACTGACATGAGGTTTCCTCGTCATGTAGAGGAAGCTCTAGAGATCTGCTACGACACCTGGCTAACTGTTATTTTACTGTCCGGGAGgtggtttttaataatattttggatttgtgtttatatattaacattttgtgttcactgtaattttaaactttattttggagtgtttttgtcatttctttctttttttatgtcaagttaaactaaataaaaatgttattttttaaatgttagataatgtcatatttatttaatgtcattaaaaagtgttattttatatttcaattttaagtaaataacaATAATCCTGTACTGTCACACCGCAGCGCTGTCGAATGCTTCAATCTGATTGGCTTATAAACATTCCAGGGTGTTGATTTATTTTCAGGAACTGAACGGCTTGTTGAGTTTTTAAATCACTACATTCCCAGTGAACTATTATTGCTCAGACGTCTCAGCACTACGGCCTCGAGCGTGCAGCGATCCTCAGTGAATGAGCGTCAGTAAACTGAGTGTCAGCAGACGCTCCATCACGCGCTCAGGTGTTGATGTGCTGATGTTCTCCTCAGATGACCCGTCTAAACACCAGCTGCACAATCTACAGCTGTCCCATGCAGCCATTCAGACACAGTCAACTATGGGTTAGCTAATCATAAACGAACAAACGACAAATGAGCGCTAGCTGACGGCTAAGTGTTTGCGTGCTCTTTCATCTGCTGAAGCTGCGGTGTTTTACAGTGAATGCGCTGAAGGTGTTGACACTCTTATGAGACTCTTACAGACTCATTCTCCTCATGTGACCCCTGAGCACGCTGGGTAAATCATGAGCTGACGAGAAAACACACACGGAAAAGCAGCACGAACGTTCGGCGCTCCACCACGTGTGCGTCAATACACTCTTACTGTGTGTCAGAGGCCTGTGAGTGTgtacggtgtgtgtgtgtgtaatgtgtcGTCACCTCTTTCAGGAAGGTCCTCTGTGTTTCCTCATCGAATCGAATGAGCTCCTTCATCACCATCACCTCTCCCGTCTCTCTGTGAGTCACCtgacaatcacacacacacacacacagatgagaCACAACAGAGCAGCATACTACCACAGCACTCAAACTGTCATACTCGTACTGGACTTCATCCCGTATCACAGCACACTACACACTACACACGTCCTCCTGACATTTAACAGTCGTATGTGAAACAGTGCATAACGCAGTGAAGAGCAGGAGCTGCTGCAGTGTTCATACCTCAGGAACTGAGAATGATTCATTGATCAATGATCTATCAGTTTATTCATACTGTTctgcatttaattgaattttgtaTAATAATGTCTATAAATTCATATCACTTCTGCCAATAGGTCAAGTCCGGTGTATTCCACTGTGGGATCCTGCACAGTTTGATCAATGTCATAAATTATCTGGATGGTTCATGCTTACAGAAAACATGGTCATTGTGAGAAACAGTACAGGCAGGATAACAGCATAGTATCAATGCACTCAACCTGACCTTGATATTAACCAGAAGCAATACCAACAACTTATTACATGACATTTCAAgataatattacacaaaaacatcaaatcaCTCATGATTCATTCTGTGTGTTTgagtgcaggtgtgtgtgtgtgtgtgtgtgtgtacttattTTTGCTACATAAAGGgtgaccaaatgtccccacaaggataataaaacctgaaatttatgttgttaaaaaatgttaaaaaaatgattaaaaatagtaaatgatgtttatctgaaagtgtaacgatgcaaacatgttttctgtgagggctaggtttagggttagggttgggttaggggatagacaatatcgtttggtcagtataaaatctatagaagtctatggaaagtccccacaattcacaaaaacaaatgtgtgtgtgtgtgtgtgcgcgctgtGAGGACAGACCCCCTGTGCTTCATACGTCCTGAAAACTGAAGCCAAAACATCTGTGTTGCCCCCTGGTGGCTGGCTGCAGTAGAGGTCATAAACCCTGCCTTCTCCATGTAAATGAATGGGATGTGagccaaattaaaaaaaagtaaaataaaaaaaaatctacaatcacacttttaattttcctaaatatggtatatattatttttacttcttATCATGCCGATGCGTgtttaagtgtttgtttttctaataagtttgtttttagttcattATTTGATGCTATAATAACGGGGTGTGGCGTCATGATTGTGAGATTGGAGATTGGATCCTCCTTATAATCACTACCGCACAGACTCGGCTCCAAATGAATCGCTACTGTGCAGCAGTGATCGACCCATACCAATACAAACTATCTGCATGTTTATGTGCCTGATAACTGATATGCGGAaccgatatttatttactgttataaagtaaataaataactgagtGAAGTACGTCCATAATTCACTTtggtttttcctcctttcagtcatcttaaaaaaagtgttgaaaattaTCGAAAATTATAATTgtctttcatgttaaatttaatcttCATATTACATCAATAAAAACCACTTCATTTATAAAAAGCATCAGCTGCAACtctaataagcaaaataaatgtagaatgtgaatgttttcaaatggagaaaataaaaaaggacaGGAGTCATATCAACTTCATTTTAATCTACAGTTTTAGTAAGTTTATTAGCTGTTTAATATAAAGAGTGATGAATAATTGACTGGATAATGTTAATTCACTGAATAAAATTCTCTGGAATATtggaatataacaaacaaaacattgtattttattgcatttctaaaCTGGTGTGTTATATCAGAATCactaatgtttttgtcattctaGACTATTATGCACAGAACTACACTCAAACTGCGATCGCTCATGgagataataaataatgaatttccattgagttgtatttatttagatgtCTACTAGCGAAATAATGGTTatatagtaaaagtgttttaaacaagtgaatctTGTGAAGTTACAAGCTTTTCCTGAGCATCAACCCAATGAGTgaacagcaaaataaaagcGACTTTACTAACTAATGATGGGCATATAGACAACAGAAAGAGAAATAATTAAATCAGCGCTTTCATTTCCAACATGtgctcattcatggctgtatattatttaattcatgcaAAGTTATGTCTTTATTGGGACAGGCCTTGATGGATTATCTTACATGACTTAGTGAGTTTGTCTCTATTTCCTAGAGCCAAGCTGCATAAACTAGCTGCATATCTGGCATTTATGTAACACATCTAATATGTGCATTAATGgctgttatgttaaataaagtttactaattacagcaaagcaaggatgctttaccCATGCACGCCATTGTTGTGTCGTCTCCAGCAGACGCAGTGCTGCAATCTTGCACGCAACTCTCAAAACACCCACAAGTTGGCGGCGTTTATCGGTGAATCCAATATTACAAAACCGATAACTGAATCTGGTAAAACGCTTAAATATCTGGAAAAATATCAGTAAATCGAAATATCGGTCGATCTCTACTGTGCAGACTCTGGCTTCAAAGGACATCAGATGACAGCAGCCATATCCGAGGCGTTTTGGCTTCACTTTTTCAGAGTGTATGGGATAGAGAGCGTGCGCTCACCTTTATGGCCTGTCCGAAGCAGCCTTTACCCAGAACCTCTCCGTGGATCAGGTCGGAGGCTCTGAATATTCGGTGCGTGCGGTTGGACACGACGCGCAGCGACTCCGAGCGGCCGATGTCCTTCCTCAGAGACAGTGGAGACGGAGTGTTGCTGGAGCACGGAGATTTGTCAATACTGTAGCTGCGcctgtgcacacacacacacacacacacacatcgaCTGTGTTAAAATCAGCCTCAAGTAGCATAACACACATCACAACAGATGAGCTCAAGAGATCATTAAACTGTTCTCATGCATTagctgttagcatgttgctatgcagtggGAGTTACTGTACATGACAAAGTTTGGATACCTGTTGACACACTCATGTACATATGAGCAATAACAATCGATTCTGACTTAAACAACACTAATAATCCAATCTACTCGGAAATGCACGTGACATGTCCTGCTGTGTTGTGCtctggctgtgtgtgtgtgatatgtgTGTGTAGCTAACTGTATTGTCGTGCGCTTTACTGACGTGATGATTCGTGAGCGCAGATTGTTAACGTCCTGGCTGGGCGGACGCGTGATGGGCATGATGGGACTGGGCCCCTCGGACGGGGGTGTCGGCCCGTCCACGTGGTCCTCTGATGGGCTGTGATCATGAGGGTCGTGTTCAATGGTCAGCTGCAGCAGACGACTGGTCTCCTGGATCAGCAGATcaatctgacacacacacacagatgagtCAAACACACTGTCATGGACAGACGCCTCTGTGAAGGGCAGAATCATGCTCACACAAACATGAGTGTTTGACTAATGTGTTCAAAGTGCATGGCACACTTGTAGTGCTGTACCGACACCGCTATGAACTGTGGTGTGACACGTAGAGCGCAGAAACACTTTATAGTTCATAGGCTGTTTATTGTTGGCAAGCAAAATAACAATCGCAgattttgaaaagaaaacactgaTGGCCTTGTGACTCATGCAATCAGAATTACAGCCCGAACACGTGAGTTTGATCAGACTACttcttaacattttgcagatttgaaCCAAGCCGATTTTGTTACACAGCCATAAAGCATAAAGTGAAGTGAGCAGGTGTTTTTCACCTCGTCCAGAGGAACGTTCTGGATCGGGGTCCCATTGATCTCCAGGATCCGATCGCCAACATGAATAGAGTTTTTGACGTCTGGACTGATGCATTCTGGGTCCACCCTGAACACACGGACAAAAGCACACGAAGACCAGCACGTGAGCCAGAGGATCCTGACTGATATCAGACAGCAGCGCACACTTGATTTCCGAAAGGAAATGCATCATTGGCTTCTGCTGGTCAGAATAATGGTCCATTGTTAACAAGTAACGATGCAGGAAGTAATAGGTAGTACTACATTAACACTGAGCGTAATACTACTACCTAATATGGAGGCAAGATGAACTGGTAGTTCCTTGTTAGGTATTCAATAATAGCCAAATAAAAATATCCTGATTAAGAACTACTTACTAACTATGATCAATTAATAACCAATTAATTAGTAATCACAACAGTAACATGTCTAAAAACGTATTAAATTACTTGTGAAATTGATGTTGATCCCTCACTAATACTCAAGCATTACCTTGTCAGCCCGCAGGAACTACTAGTGATTTGGaccattaatttaaatgaaacacaTTAACCCCCCACTAACTAGTCAAGCGTTACCTTGTCAGTCCACCTGAGTATTGGTGACATGCTAATTTGTTTAACTTGTTGatgtgtttttaactttaaaataatggtcCAGATCACTAGTGGTTCCTGTGGGCTGACACGGTAATGCTTGAGTAATTTGTGAGGGGCTGACATTGATTTCACATGtaatttatcaaataatttaatatgttttatatctGGCATATACTGTACGGCCATACATTTCTGAATGATATTCTAACCCAACAGACATTGTAATCTGAAagatgttgttttgtgtttaacacATTGCAGTCAATGTCTTTATTAAGGATGCAAATTGTTTTTGACAAGAGACCatcatttatattcatatcCTAAAGAGAAGTGTTTCCCAGGATACTGTCACTGTCTAGGTGTTTTGGAGTCAGATGCATATTGAACTGACACCGAGTACAGCTCATAATAATGAACCAATACAATCATGGGCTTGTCAGCATCACTTCATagttgtttaaaattttaaatgaattattatcattactattattattattctgtgtTTAAGTATGAAATAAACTACTTTTTGGTAAGAGTATAGTAGTCACAATCTCAATCTGTAGTCAACTTATTTGTGGGCATATAATATTCAAAAATTAGTCTCCGCAAAGAGCCCATCTGAGGTGCAAGCTTCTGAAAGCGGCATTTTATGACCATGTTAAGAATAAAAAAGACAGTAGTTTACTTTTAGACATGTTACTGTTGTGTTTAATAATTAAGTGGTTATTCTTCATTAACTGatcataattagcaagttgttctCGATGcgaatatttttgtttagtaataacTGAATACCTAATAAGGAGCTACTTTTGTCCTATATTTGCTATTACTTACTGCTTAGTTAATATTGCGTCCATACTAGTTAACAATATTAAGCTCAGTGTTAATGTAGTACTACCTATTACTTCCTGCATCGTTATTTGTTAATAACAGACCATTATTCTGAAGTGTTACCCTTGTATCTTTAGTCTGGAGACTGGCAGCAGATCATCAcactctttatttttttgattccaattgtttttttgttttttttctgtttgcctGTAAATTCTAAACAAACATTAACAGATGTGACATCAGGGTGGTGGACTCCTAATTATCAACCTGAAAAATACATCAGTGCTCTTATCATTAAAGTAAATGATCAGATCAGAGTTTGAGTGTGAGCTGCCTGAACTGAACCTGATCTTCATGTTCTTCAGCATCATCTCACATCCTCACATCAGTGCAGGATCGATCACTTGAAATATTCTCAAACATTCTGTTTCTTCTGAGGTCTGAGTGAGCAGATCCCAGTCGTGCGTCTGTATTTTCACACTCACTCTGAGACTCtgacggtgtgtgtgtgttcgggGCTGAAGCCGTTGGGACTGGAGCCCTGATCGATGGATACGGAAAAGCCTCGTTTCCCATCGGTGGAGGCGGGAATGGACACTAGCGTGACCGTGTGAGGAATCCTGGAGCAGGGCGAGTCGGGCAGGGTGACCGGAGTCACGATCGTCTGATAATAACAGTTTCCACTAGAGGGAGACACAGCAGATCATCAGCATCACCAACATGTCAGAAATCGCTAGATAACATTGTACGACAACATGATTTTAGAAGTTtctatgacattttaaaaacaagacGTCATATCAAGGATTTCAAATGATCTGTTGACATTacagttttacttatttttgttaataacaTTAGCAAACACCCACGTATAATGCTTAATAGTTTTTCACATCGGAACATTTCGATCATTATAAACCTGTGGTGATGATTATGAAAGCAAGTTGATAAGAGGTCACCAATCATTGTGGGATGCACAcaagattgtgtttttttgtggtaaCACATTAGAACACACGTTCACTATTACCTATTCCGAGTCTTTCCCCAGTAAACTCTTAATTTGCTGTTAATTGATAGTAAGTGAagtagttgtagtagtagttATGGGGTCGGTTTACGGGATCTAGAATAAGGACatcattaatatgtgctttataagtactaataaacagccaatatgctagtaatatgcgtGCTAATAAGCCACTAGTTAACAGTGAATAGTGTTCCCTAatataaagtgttactgttttttaaaaagttttggaaAGCAGAGGTGAATTTAAAATCATAGACATACATCATGCTTTGTGGATTTAAATGATCCAACTGTAAATTTCAATATATTGTTAcagttatcattattattattgttgttattacaatattattgcaCATTACTACTCAGTGTTTTTCTAATGAATAAATGCTTTCACAGCTCATGAGGATCCTTCCATAGGACGCATTTATGAACTCGCTCCACCGGGAAACATTAGCGATGGTACGATATGAAGATGAACAGCAGCATCTTCTCGCTTGCATCACACCCACACAACAGCACATACTAATAACCCATAATGCACACGCTCAGATCCTGGTTTACACGTCAAGGACAAGAACCGGAGCCATTTTTCACGTGAAAAATGTGAAGGTAATTTGCTCGTCCGTCCTCCCGACAGGCTGCCGTCACTCACCAGTAGAGTTTGGATCGCTCCACCAGAGCATACGCGTCTCCATCACCGATAAACGCTCGGCAGCTCAGACAGGTGAAGCATTCTGGGTGATACTTCTGTTCACCGGCGACCTggaacacacaaacactgagaTCAGAGACGGTTCTGCTCTTCATCATCATAGTGTGTTAGTGCTGAGGGTGAAGGATCTTCTGCAGCATTACTGATCAACATCACTGAACACTGTCACAGAGAAACAGCTCCATGAGCGCTGACGCTGCCTGTCAGAGTGTTCAGGTgtctaaaacacatttatacacatttaATTGACCATATTCACCGATTACTTCCTTGTTTTCGACAAGACAGCTCAGTCATTTCCGGTCAACTGTGCTGTGCCGTAACAGGAGTGTCCTTTGCTCGTTTTCTCTACATAATCCATTCACAATTTgaagaaaagtttgtttgtCTAAGAGGACCAAACATCCATGTATACCGTTTCAAGAATGACAAACGCCAGTGTAAAAAATTATGCGAGTATATGCGCGAGTCATTGATATGACTGACAGTAATAACCGAACGAAACACCTGACAAGCCGATGTCAAAAACGGagctgtgcattaaatgattcagactaaattcagagtaacaaaactacagcagtaacAAGTTTGTGTTGGCTGAATATTGGCTTTTTAGTAGCTTTTacagttcaaaataaaacttaaaagatgcagttattaaattaaaactaaaatatttcaaattcatattGATATATATCGAATGCAATATTTAATTCTTATgccattaatatttaacttgtttaatttgtagtgaactataaatatttaaataattcacccttatagtctgtttgtgtctgagcttatttatttatttcacgagttcacccttacatctaatctggttgagtaaacagtaagcatattttggcgtgctgtcctgggggaggTGCTCCGAGCCCGGAacatggcccgaacccagagaactccccccatCCCAAGTGTGGGATGAGGatagattaagagtgaggagttggggtggaggggggatgccgaaaaacagtcgaatgacggaggtaagacggctgtgtgcatatatatatgactTCTGCTAGATTGGATGATTACctagacgagttgcacctgagccaaattagttgattatctgatcgtgctcctcccgaactttgttatcaaacatcatttattttaatgactttctgTACTTGCTATACAATATACTTAAGTGTggtaaaagtacaaaaattgtTATACTagtaatgttataataaaccaaaaagcaggactgaaaaaaactaaaaaacagttaaaatggCAGCTGCAGCCAATAAGTGATCTTCTGCTACCATCTCCTGGTTATAAGGGTAATTTCATGTCGTTTACATCTTAAAAAGTCGTTTTCtgtgaaaagacattttttcatctcatctttatgaatgaaaagtgaatctttgaagtgaattttactgcacagctgtagagctgtagaaaaataataaaggctttaaaatattgcaagattttaaaaacgTGTTTGTGACTATGAAGGAAAGTTATTGATTATCAAGATTACTATTAAGATGTCGTTGAAGAGAAGCATCGTTAGTTACGTAACATCAGCCTAAACAGTTATGACAGTGTTTAGCTGTCAGCATTTAAATATGCAACTATGTGTCTAGGTACTCtttatatgttgttaaataacatgaaattaaaCGTTCACGCCGCTATCATTATTTACGATGCTGCGGTTAtcatttttctcagtttctgatAAGAACGAGGCAGGAGAGGAGTCTCAAGAGTCTCCACTTATATATAGCACTTAAAACGAGCTTCATCGGAAGTTTACGAGCTGGTTTATCATTCTGCGTAACTTCTAAAGAACGCTCCGTGCAAA
This sequence is a window from Labeo rohita strain BAU-BD-2019 unplaced genomic scaffold, IGBB_LRoh.1.0 scaffold_112, whole genome shotgun sequence. Protein-coding genes within it:
- the limk1a gene encoding LIM domain kinase 1a; translation: MKSRTVSDLSVCVFQVAGEQKYHPECFTCLSCRAFIGDGDAYALVERSKLYCGNCYYQTIVTPVTLPDSPCSRIPHTVTLVSIPASTDGKRGFSVSIDQGSSPNGFSPEHTHTVRVSEVDPECISPDVKNSIHVGDRILEINGTPIQNVPLDEIDLLIQETSRLLQLTIEHDPHDHSPSEDHVDGPTPPSEGPSPIMPITRPPSQDVNNLRSRIITRSYSIDKSPCSSNTPSPLSLRKDIGRSESLRVVSNRTHRIFRASDLIHGEVLGKGCFGQAIKVTHRETGEVMVMKELIRFDEETQRTFLKEVKVMRCLDHPNVLKFIGVLYKDKRLNFIAEYIKGGTLRDIIKNMDSDYPWKQRVSFAKDISSGMTYLHSMNIIHRDLNSHNCLVRENNSVVVADFGLARLMVEDKNQDKLSSGQIPGVRKPDRRKRYTVVGNPYWMAPEMIHGKSYDEKVDIFSFGIMLCEIIGRVNADPDCLPRAMDFGLNVKEFLDDHCPPDCPTAFFPMAALCCDLDAEKRPAFAKLESWLENLKMHLEMGLHLVSELEVIHQDFWQRHSRGKNGLHTHPEQPE